From a single Rhizobium lusitanum genomic region:
- the emfA gene encoding CDF family cation efflux transporter EmfA: MPLSLGVMGLKMAAWWVTGSVALLSDGLESAVNVVAAFIAFFVIRYAQKPADHDHPFGHHKAEYLSAVTEGVMIVVAALMIVQEAVGHLGNPQPMQAPVLGLAINLVAGVINAVWAVILIRAGREHRSPALTADGQHIMSDVYTSVGVLIGLLLALGTGYPIFDPVLAILVAINILYQGWKVISTSIDGLMDKAVLPEEEEVIKQAIATHADGSLGVHDLKTRRAGAVTFVDFHLVVPAAMPVREAHRICDRLEDAIRAIHAGAEITIHVEPEGEKAHGIRVKVIKET, from the coding sequence ATGCCGCTATCTCTAGGCGTCATGGGGTTGAAGATGGCCGCCTGGTGGGTAACGGGCTCCGTCGCGCTGCTATCGGACGGTCTCGAATCCGCCGTCAACGTCGTCGCCGCCTTCATCGCCTTCTTCGTCATCCGCTATGCGCAAAAGCCGGCCGACCACGACCATCCCTTCGGTCATCACAAGGCGGAATATCTCTCCGCCGTCACCGAGGGCGTGATGATCGTCGTTGCGGCGCTGATGATCGTGCAGGAGGCGGTGGGGCACCTCGGCAATCCGCAGCCGATGCAGGCGCCCGTCCTCGGCCTTGCCATCAACCTCGTCGCCGGCGTCATCAATGCCGTGTGGGCGGTGATCTTGATCCGCGCCGGGCGCGAGCATCGTTCTCCGGCGCTGACGGCGGACGGGCAGCACATCATGTCGGATGTCTATACCTCGGTCGGCGTGCTCATCGGCCTGCTCCTGGCGCTCGGCACCGGCTATCCGATCTTCGACCCGGTGCTTGCCATTCTCGTGGCGATCAACATTCTCTATCAGGGCTGGAAGGTCATCTCCACGTCCATCGACGGGTTGATGGACAAGGCCGTGCTGCCTGAGGAGGAAGAGGTGATCAAGCAGGCGATTGCGACGCATGCGGATGGGTCGCTCGGCGTGCACGATCTGAAGACGCGCCGGGCAGGGGCCGTGACTTTCGTCGATTTCCACCTTGTCGTACCCGCCGCCATGCCTGTACGGGAGGCGCATCGTATCTGCGACCGCCTTGAAGACGCCATACGGGCGATCCATGCGGGCGCGGAAATAACCATTCATGTGGAACCGGAGGGCGAAAAGGCCCACGGCATCCGCGTCAAAGTGATCAAGGAGACCTGA
- a CDS encoding DUF2076 domain-containing protein — protein sequence MSPEERQLLASLFDRVRSAASTQRDADAESFINQSVHDQPYAPYFLAQAVIMQEQGMKAAADRIQQLEARVHELEQQGSDNHQQGQSGGFLGGLGSLFGGGQQQHNPAPQAGYPQQQGRLYDDYARNAQPQPGPWGGQQQPSGPWSQQAAPASAGGGFLRGALGTAAGVAGGVMLAESLSSLFSPHLGGSAAGGLGGLFGGTGTGAAAGITGQPAQETVINNYYGNDDNNNQNDQSAADYAQDAAQDAQDDANDDSFDNSGDDSSFA from the coding sequence ATGTCGCCTGAAGAACGTCAATTGCTCGCGTCTCTCTTCGATCGCGTGCGTTCCGCCGCCAGCACCCAACGCGATGCCGACGCGGAGAGTTTCATCAATCAGTCGGTTCACGACCAGCCCTATGCCCCCTATTTTCTGGCGCAGGCCGTCATCATGCAGGAACAGGGCATGAAGGCTGCGGCCGATCGCATCCAGCAGCTCGAAGCCCGCGTGCACGAGTTGGAGCAGCAGGGCAGCGACAACCATCAGCAGGGGCAGAGCGGCGGCTTCCTCGGCGGCCTCGGCTCGCTCTTCGGCGGCGGCCAGCAGCAGCACAACCCTGCACCCCAAGCCGGCTACCCGCAGCAGCAGGGCCGCCTCTATGACGACTACGCCCGCAATGCCCAGCCACAACCGGGTCCATGGGGCGGCCAACAACAGCCGAGCGGTCCCTGGAGCCAGCAGGCAGCACCAGCCTCGGCCGGTGGCGGCTTCCTGCGCGGCGCGCTCGGTACGGCAGCCGGCGTCGCCGGCGGCGTGATGCTGGCAGAATCGCTCTCCAGCCTCTTCAGCCCCCATCTCGGTGGTTCCGCCGCAGGCGGTCTCGGCGGCCTCTTCGGCGGCACGGGCACTGGCGCTGCTGCCGGCATTACCGGACAGCCGGCCCAGGAGACAGTCATCAACAACTATTACGGCAACGACGACAACAACAATCAGAATGATCAGAGCGCGGCCGATTACGCCCAAGATGCTGCCCAGGACGCTCAGGACGACGCCAATGACGATTCGTTCGACAATAGCGGCGACGACAGCTCATTTGCCTGA
- a CDS encoding extensin-like domain-containing protein, which translates to MLFRIISATTAITMLTAAALPQTGPTPQQKPDREQTQPAAELPTPMEKPAAPETQPSTGEMQGPPKPPLTIAAEPDEEHKACLAQLTAIGATFKDIPRIDDGNGCGIDKPIALTEPLPGIQMKPQGTMRCEAALALAHWIKESVIPSAAALKDNGKIVTINQASTYICRLRNNATTGKISEHARGNAIDIASFTFENGKTIGIEPRREDPTLTGAFQRAASASACLYFMTVLDPESDAAHETHFHLDVLKRKGEFRYCH; encoded by the coding sequence ATGCTATTTCGGATCATCTCCGCCACGACTGCCATCACCATGCTGACGGCAGCGGCCCTCCCCCAAACCGGCCCGACGCCACAGCAGAAACCCGATCGTGAGCAAACGCAGCCCGCCGCCGAGCTGCCCACGCCCATGGAGAAACCGGCTGCTCCGGAGACCCAGCCGTCCACCGGGGAAATGCAGGGACCGCCAAAGCCGCCGCTGACCATCGCGGCGGAACCTGATGAGGAGCATAAGGCTTGCCTCGCGCAATTGACCGCCATCGGCGCCACCTTCAAGGATATCCCCCGAATCGATGACGGCAATGGCTGTGGCATCGACAAGCCGATCGCCCTTACCGAGCCCCTACCGGGCATCCAGATGAAACCGCAAGGCACGATGCGCTGCGAGGCGGCCCTGGCACTCGCCCATTGGATAAAGGAAAGCGTGATACCGTCCGCCGCCGCGCTGAAGGACAATGGCAAGATCGTCACGATCAACCAGGCCTCGACCTATATCTGCCGCCTGCGCAACAACGCCACCACCGGCAAGATCTCGGAACATGCGCGCGGCAATGCCATCGATATCGCCAGCTTCACCTTCGAGAACGGCAAGACCATCGGCATCGAACCCCGCCGCGAGGACCCGACGCTGACAGGCGCGTTCCAGCGCGCCGCCAGCGCCTCGGCCTGCCTCTATTTTATGACCGTCCTGGACCCGGAGAGCGATGCCGCCCATGAGACGCATTTCCATCTGGATGTACTGAAGAGGAAGGGCGAGTTCAGATACTGCCATTAA
- the queF gene encoding preQ(1) synthase, with amino-acid sequence MPKTDVSGLSMLGNQTETAANPEVAVLEKVPAGHAGTDYVVRFTAPEFTSLCPMTGQPDFAHIVLDYVPNEWLVESKSLKLFLHSFRNHGAFHEDCSIYIAKRLVELLEPKWLRIGAYWYPRGGIPIDVFWQTGKPPEGVWLPDQGVQPYRGRG; translated from the coding sequence ATGCCCAAGACCGATGTTTCCGGCCTGTCGATGCTCGGCAACCAGACGGAGACGGCCGCGAACCCCGAGGTGGCCGTTCTCGAGAAGGTGCCCGCTGGCCATGCCGGCACGGATTATGTCGTGCGCTTCACCGCACCGGAATTCACCTCGCTCTGCCCGATGACGGGCCAGCCGGATTTCGCCCATATCGTCCTCGACTACGTGCCGAACGAGTGGCTGGTGGAATCGAAGTCGCTGAAGCTCTTCCTGCATTCCTTCCGCAACCATGGCGCGTTCCACGAGGATTGCTCGATCTATATCGCCAAGCGTCTGGTGGAGTTGCTGGAGCCTAAGTGGCTGCGCATCGGCGCCTATTGGTATCCGCGTGGCGGCATCCCGATCGACGTCTTCTGGCAGACGGGCAAGCCGCCGGAAGGCGTGTGGTTGCCGGATCAGGGCGTGCAGCCCTATCGCGGGCGCGGTTGA
- the greA gene encoding transcription elongation factor GreA produces the protein MAVAFTKEESFETASETLLPDRPISPHPNLVTEAGLKALELQLQQARAAYDAARTIEDVNERRRQAAGPLRDLRYLAERVRTAQPVPAPASIDTVAFGSTVTFSRDDGRVQTYRIVGEDEADPKAGSISFVSPVAKLLMGKAVGDVASVGDQELEIVAIS, from the coding sequence TTGGCCGTTGCCTTCACCAAGGAAGAGAGTTTCGAAACCGCTTCGGAAACCCTGCTGCCGGACCGTCCGATCTCACCACACCCGAACCTTGTGACGGAAGCGGGATTGAAAGCCCTTGAGCTGCAGCTGCAACAGGCGCGCGCGGCCTACGATGCTGCACGTACGATCGAAGACGTGAACGAGCGTCGGCGGCAGGCAGCCGGCCCCTTGCGCGATTTGCGCTACCTGGCGGAAAGGGTTCGCACGGCTCAGCCTGTTCCCGCACCTGCTTCGATCGATACGGTTGCCTTTGGGAGCACGGTGACCTTCAGCCGTGACGACGGGCGCGTGCAGACCTATCGTATCGTCGGAGAGGACGAAGCTGACCCCAAGGCCGGATCTATTTCCTTCGTGTCCCCGGTCGCAAAGCTGCTGATGGGCAAGGCGGTTGGAGATGTCGCGAGCGTCGGCGATCAAGAACTCGAGATCGTTGCCATCTCTTAG
- the bluB gene encoding 5,6-dimethylbenzimidazole synthase: protein MPALDDRIDPNTSPPAADASPKELDHLIAACAFSEAERTAVYHAIETRRDVRDQFRSDPLPEDLVRRLLEAAHHAPSVGFMQPWNFIMIRQAETRERVWQAFSHANEEACLMFEGDRRAQYQRLKLEGIRKAPLSICITCDTKRGGPVVLGRTHNPATDVYSTVCAIQNLWLAARAEGVGVGWVSIFHEDAIKTILNIPEHVKIVAWLCVGYVDELYDMPELAVKGWRDRLPLDKLVFEEGWQDCEDM from the coding sequence ATGCCCGCTCTTGATGATCGCATCGATCCGAACACCTCTCCTCCGGCCGCCGACGCGTCACCAAAGGAGCTGGATCATCTGATCGCGGCCTGCGCGTTTTCGGAAGCGGAGCGCACTGCTGTCTACCACGCTATCGAAACCCGCCGCGACGTGCGCGATCAGTTCCGCTCCGATCCCTTGCCTGAAGACCTCGTTCGCCGCCTGCTCGAGGCGGCCCATCACGCGCCGTCCGTCGGCTTCATGCAGCCTTGGAATTTCATCATGATCAGGCAGGCCGAGACGCGGGAACGCGTGTGGCAGGCCTTCAGCCACGCCAATGAGGAAGCATGCCTGATGTTCGAAGGAGATCGCCGCGCGCAATATCAGCGGCTGAAGCTCGAAGGCATCCGCAAGGCGCCGCTCAGCATCTGTATTACCTGCGATACCAAGCGCGGCGGTCCTGTCGTGCTTGGGCGCACGCACAATCCCGCAACCGATGTCTATTCGACGGTCTGCGCCATCCAGAATCTCTGGTTGGCAGCCCGCGCCGAGGGCGTCGGCGTCGGCTGGGTCAGCATCTTCCATGAGGACGCCATCAAGACGATCCTCAACATACCGGAGCATGTCAAAATCGTCGCATGGCTCTGCGTCGGCTATGTCGATGAACTCTATGACATGCCCGAACTCGCCGTGAAGGGATGGCGCGACCGCCTGCCGCTCGACAAGCTTGTCTTCGAGGAAGGCTGGCAGGACTGCGAGGATATGTAA
- a CDS encoding anthranilate synthase, translating to MVTILRDDGAEIYETKGGITVTRQRRPTPYADAVSSYIDKLDERRGAVFSSNYEYPGRYTRWDTAVVDPPLGLSCNGRDVWIEAYNERGEVILAFITEKLKTVSELTLGASTARRLDLTVKTPDRVFTEEERSKMPTVFTVLRAVTDLFYSQADASIGFYGAFGYDLAFQFDAINLKLKRPDDQRDMVLYLPDEILVVDNYSAKAWIDRYDFAKGGISTEGKAGDIVTEAFRHTDAIPPKSDHRPGEYAELVTKAKESFRKGDLFEVVPGQKFMERCDSKPSDISKRLKAINPSPYSFFINLGNQEYLVGASPEMFVRVSGRRIETCPISGTIKRGDDPIADSEQILKLLNSKKDESELTMCSDVDRNDKSRVCEPGSVKVIGRRQIEMYSRLIHTVDHIEGRLRDDMDAFDGFLSHAWAVTVTGAPKLWAMRFIESHEKSPRAWYGGAIGMVGFNGDMNTGLTLRTVRIKDGIAEVRAGATLLNDSNPEEEEAETELKASAMLSAIRDAKAANSGKQQRDVASVGKGVKILLIDHEDSFVHTLANYFRQTGATVSTVRTPVPEEVFDRLDPDLVVLSPGPGNPKDFDCKATIKKARARNLPIFGVCLGLQALAEAYGGELRHLAVPMHGKPSRIRVLEPGLVFSGLGREVTVGRYHSIFADPSTLPRDFMITAESEDGTIMGIEHVKEPIAAVQFHPESIMTLGGDAGMRMIENVVAHLARRAKTKAA from the coding sequence ATGGTAACGATCCTGCGGGATGACGGTGCTGAAATCTACGAGACCAAGGGCGGGATCACCGTCACCCGCCAGCGCCGGCCGACGCCTTATGCGGATGCGGTTTCATCCTATATTGACAAGCTCGACGAGCGCCGCGGCGCGGTGTTTTCTTCGAACTATGAATATCCTGGCCGTTATACCCGTTGGGACACCGCCGTCGTCGATCCGCCGCTCGGCCTGTCCTGCAATGGGCGCGACGTCTGGATCGAAGCCTATAACGAGCGTGGCGAGGTCATTCTCGCTTTCATCACCGAAAAGCTGAAGACGGTTTCCGAATTGACGTTGGGTGCCTCGACCGCGCGTAGGCTCGACCTGACGGTGAAGACGCCGGATCGTGTCTTTACCGAGGAAGAGCGCTCGAAGATGCCGACGGTGTTCACCGTGCTGCGCGCCGTGACCGATCTCTTCTATTCGCAAGCCGATGCCAGCATCGGTTTCTACGGCGCCTTCGGCTACGATCTCGCTTTTCAGTTTGATGCCATCAATCTGAAGCTCAAGCGTCCCGACGACCAGCGCGACATGGTGCTGTACCTGCCGGACGAAATCCTGGTGGTCGACAATTACTCCGCCAAGGCGTGGATCGATCGTTATGATTTCGCCAAGGGCGGCATTTCGACCGAGGGCAAGGCCGGTGATATCGTCACCGAGGCTTTCCGCCACACCGACGCCATTCCGCCGAAGAGCGATCATCGCCCCGGCGAATATGCGGAACTTGTGACCAAGGCCAAGGAGAGCTTCCGCAAGGGTGATCTCTTCGAAGTGGTGCCCGGCCAGAAGTTCATGGAGCGCTGCGACAGCAAGCCGTCGGATATTTCCAAGCGGCTGAAGGCGATCAATCCGTCGCCCTATTCCTTCTTCATCAATCTCGGCAATCAGGAATATCTGGTCGGCGCTTCGCCGGAAATGTTCGTGCGCGTCTCCGGTCGCCGTATCGAGACTTGCCCGATCTCGGGCACGATCAAGCGTGGTGACGACCCGATCGCCGATAGCGAGCAGATCCTGAAGCTCTTGAACTCCAAGAAAGATGAGTCCGAGTTGACCATGTGCTCGGATGTCGACCGCAACGACAAGAGCCGCGTCTGTGAACCGGGCTCGGTCAAGGTCATCGGTCGTCGGCAGATCGAGATGTATTCGCGCCTTATCCACACGGTCGACCATATCGAAGGTCGTCTGCGCGACGACATGGACGCCTTCGACGGTTTCCTCAGCCATGCATGGGCCGTCACCGTCACCGGCGCGCCGAAGCTCTGGGCCATGCGCTTCATCGAGAGCCATGAGAAGAGCCCGCGCGCGTGGTATGGTGGTGCTATCGGCATGGTCGGCTTCAACGGCGACATGAACACTGGCCTGACGCTGCGCACCGTGCGCATCAAGGACGGCATTGCCGAGGTGCGGGCCGGTGCCACGCTGCTGAACGACTCGAATCCCGAGGAAGAAGAAGCCGAAACCGAACTGAAGGCCTCCGCCATGCTGTCTGCCATCCGTGATGCCAAGGCTGCGAATTCCGGCAAGCAGCAGCGCGATGTTGCTTCCGTCGGCAAGGGCGTGAAGATCCTGCTGATCGACCATGAAGACAGCTTCGTGCACACGCTGGCGAATTATTTCCGCCAGACGGGGGCTACGGTTTCGACCGTGCGTACGCCGGTGCCGGAAGAGGTCTTCGACCGGCTGGATCCGGATCTGGTGGTGTTGTCGCCGGGACCGGGCAATCCGAAGGATTTCGACTGCAAGGCGACCATCAAGAAGGCGAGGGCGCGCAACCTGCCGATCTTCGGCGTCTGCCTAGGCTTGCAAGCGCTGGCCGAAGCCTATGGCGGCGAGCTTCGCCATCTGGCAGTGCCGATGCACGGCAAACCGTCGCGCATCCGCGTGCTGGAGCCGGGCCTGGTCTTCTCCGGCCTCGGCCGTGAAGTCACCGTCGGCCGCTATCACTCGATCTTCGCCGATCCCTCGACCCTGCCGCGTGATTTCATGATCACGGCGGAAAGCGAGGACGGTACGATCATGGGCATCGAGCACGTCAAGGAGCCGATCGCGGCGGTGCAGTTCCATCCGGAATCGATCATGACGCTCGGCGGCGACGCCGGCATGCGGATGATCGAGAATGTGGTGGCGCATCTGGCGCGCCGGGCGAAAACCAAGGCGGCCTGA
- a CDS encoding glyoxalase superfamily protein yields the protein MPTLDTYRKQAKLLMRWHRDRDYSIGGRVRTLDRFSELTDREILAMKFPLTLAQEIVAVEAGHKSWAELKAVAVNAPKTPAISPEPPVFKSVIPILFVRDVTASAAFFRDRLGFVTDFLHGAPPFYGAVSRDGIWIHLRLVYEPYFAAAAAKEGSLILASIEVSNVQGLFEEFKARGVEFAQPLTKQAWGGTDFHVRDPDGNVISFVAFRS from the coding sequence ATGCCAACCCTCGATACCTATCGCAAACAAGCCAAGCTGCTGATGCGCTGGCACCGTGATCGCGACTATTCCATTGGTGGAAGAGTTCGAACGCTCGACCGTTTCAGCGAGTTGACGGATCGCGAGATCCTGGCGATGAAATTCCCTCTGACGCTGGCGCAGGAGATTGTTGCGGTTGAAGCGGGCCACAAAAGTTGGGCCGAGTTGAAGGCCGTGGCAGTGAATGCGCCGAAGACGCCGGCCATATCGCCCGAGCCGCCGGTTTTCAAGAGCGTCATACCGATCCTTTTCGTGCGGGATGTGACGGCCAGCGCGGCCTTCTTCAGGGACAGGCTGGGCTTCGTGACAGATTTCCTGCATGGCGCACCGCCGTTCTATGGAGCGGTCTCGCGTGACGGCATCTGGATTCACTTGCGGCTCGTCTACGAGCCCTACTTTGCAGCGGCAGCGGCAAAGGAAGGGTCGCTCATTCTGGCTTCGATCGAGGTTTCGAATGTCCAGGGACTGTTCGAAGAGTTCAAGGCCAGGGGCGTGGAGTTCGCGCAGCCGCTTACCAAGCAGGCATGGGGTGGCACCGATTTTCATGTGCGCGATCCGGATGGTAACGTGATCTCGTTTGTCGCGTTCAGATCGTGA
- a CDS encoding formate--tetrahydrofolate ligase: MATVKSDIEIARAAKKLPIIEIGAKLGIPAEDLAPYGHDKAKIGAQFIGALKDKPDGKLILVTAINPTPAGEGKTTTTVGLGDGLNRIGKKAIVCVREASLGPCFGVKGGAAGGGYAQVIPMEDINLHFTGDFHAVTSAHNLLAALIDNHIYWGNEENIDVRRITWRRAMDMNDRALRDIVASLGGVANGYPREGGFDITVASEVMAILCLASDLKDLEKRLGDIIIGYRRDRTPVYARDLKADGAMAVLLKDAMQPNLVQTLENNPALVHGGPFANIAHGCNSVIATRTALKLADYVVTEAGFGADLGAEKFFDIKCRKAGLSPDAAVIVATVRALKMNGGVKKDDLGQENVEALVKGCANLGRHLANVRKFGVPVVVAINHFISDTEAEIEAVKNYVARLGAEAILCRHWAEGSAGIEELAYKVVELAESGQAKFQPLYPDNLPLLEKIEIVASKIYHAGEVTADKAVRDQLRSWEDQGYGHLPVCMAKTQYSFSTDPNVRGAPEGHIVQVREVRLSAGAGFVVVITGEIMTMPGLPKSPAAERIFLNDQGYIEGLF; the protein is encoded by the coding sequence ATGGCGACGGTAAAATCCGACATAGAAATCGCGCGTGCCGCGAAGAAGCTGCCGATCATCGAGATCGGCGCGAAACTCGGCATTCCGGCCGAGGATCTTGCGCCTTATGGTCATGACAAGGCGAAAATCGGTGCGCAATTCATTGGCGCGCTGAAGGACAAGCCGGACGGCAAGCTGATCCTCGTCACGGCGATCAATCCGACGCCGGCGGGCGAGGGGAAGACGACGACGACCGTCGGTCTTGGCGACGGGCTGAACCGTATCGGCAAGAAGGCGATCGTCTGCGTGCGCGAGGCGTCCCTCGGCCCCTGCTTCGGTGTCAAGGGCGGGGCTGCCGGCGGCGGCTATGCGCAGGTCATCCCGATGGAAGACATAAACCTGCACTTTACCGGCGATTTCCATGCCGTCACCTCGGCCCATAATCTGCTGGCGGCGCTGATCGACAACCACATCTATTGGGGCAACGAAGAAAACATCGATGTCCGCCGCATCACCTGGCGGCGCGCCATGGACATGAACGACCGGGCGCTGCGAGACATCGTCGCCTCACTCGGGGGCGTTGCCAACGGCTATCCGCGCGAGGGCGGTTTCGATATCACCGTCGCCTCCGAGGTCATGGCGATCCTTTGTTTGGCTTCGGACCTGAAGGATCTGGAAAAGCGGCTCGGCGACATCATCATCGGCTATCGCCGCGATCGCACGCCGGTTTATGCTCGCGATCTCAAGGCTGACGGGGCGATGGCGGTGCTGCTGAAGGATGCGATGCAGCCGAACCTGGTGCAGACGCTGGAGAATAATCCGGCGCTGGTGCATGGCGGCCCCTTCGCCAACATCGCCCATGGCTGCAATTCGGTGATCGCCACGCGCACGGCGCTGAAGCTTGCCGATTATGTCGTCACCGAAGCGGGGTTCGGTGCCGATCTCGGGGCGGAAAAGTTCTTCGACATCAAATGCCGCAAGGCCGGACTTTCTCCGGATGCTGCGGTCATCGTCGCCACCGTGCGGGCGCTGAAGATGAATGGCGGCGTCAAGAAGGACGATCTCGGCCAGGAGAATGTCGAGGCCCTCGTGAAGGGCTGCGCCAATCTCGGCCGGCACCTTGCCAATGTCCGCAAATTCGGTGTGCCCGTCGTCGTCGCCATCAATCACTTCATCTCGGATACCGAAGCCGAGATCGAGGCGGTGAAGAATTATGTCGCGCGGCTTGGCGCCGAGGCTATCCTCTGCCGCCATTGGGCCGAGGGTTCGGCGGGGATCGAGGAGCTGGCCTACAAGGTGGTGGAGCTTGCCGAATCCGGGCAGGCGAAATTCCAGCCGCTTTATCCCGATAATCTGCCGCTGCTCGAAAAAATCGAGATCGTCGCGTCGAAAATCTACCATGCCGGCGAGGTAACCGCTGACAAGGCCGTGCGCGACCAACTGCGCTCCTGGGAGGACCAAGGCTATGGTCATCTGCCGGTCTGTATGGCGAAGACGCAATATTCCTTCTCGACAGATCCGAACGTGCGCGGCGCTCCGGAGGGGCATATCGTACAGGTGCGCGAGGTGCGTCTTTCGGCCGGAGCCGGTTTCGTTGTCGTCATCACCGGCGAGATCATGACCATGCCCGGTCTGCCGAAATCCCCGGCGGCGGAACGGATTTTCCTCAATGATCAAGGCTATATCGAGGGATTGTTTTAA
- a CDS encoding ATP-dependent Clp protease proteolytic subunit, which produces MNDEDEQEDKKNEAPLGKDAEANLFKSRSIFIYGGITQELAQKVCSQLVALSSASDEDIRIYVNSPGGHVESGDSIHDMIKFIKPKVWIIGTGWVASAGALIYVSVPKERRICLPNTRFLLHQPSGGTRGMASDIEIQAREIIKMNERLNRIFSEATGQPIEKIAKDTDRDYWLSAEEAKAYGLVSRIVTSQAEI; this is translated from the coding sequence ATGAACGACGAAGACGAACAGGAAGACAAGAAGAACGAAGCGCCGTTGGGCAAGGACGCGGAGGCGAATCTTTTCAAGTCGCGCTCGATCTTCATTTACGGCGGCATCACGCAGGAACTGGCTCAAAAGGTTTGCTCGCAGCTCGTGGCACTTTCCTCCGCCAGCGATGAGGATATACGCATCTACGTGAATTCGCCCGGCGGCCACGTCGAATCCGGCGACTCCATTCACGACATGATCAAATTCATCAAGCCGAAGGTCTGGATCATCGGCACAGGCTGGGTCGCCTCCGCTGGTGCGCTGATCTACGTTTCGGTTCCCAAGGAGCGTCGTATTTGCCTGCCGAACACGCGCTTCCTGCTGCACCAACCGTCCGGCGGCACGCGCGGCATGGCCTCCGACATCGAGATCCAGGCTCGCGAAATCATCAAGATGAACGAGCGCCTGAACCGGATCTTCTCGGAAGCCACCGGCCAGCCGATCGAAAAGATCGCCAAGGACACGGATCGCGATTACTGGCTGTCCGCTGAAGAAGCCAAGGCCTATGGTCTGGTTTCGCGGATCGTCACGTCTCAGGCCGAGATTTGA
- a CDS encoding MYG1 family protein has protein sequence MTPDFLVTHSGGFHADELLSSVILTRLFPQARIIRSRAPEWITPGADRIIYDVGGKYDAVERIFDHHQRGAPLRDDGQPYSSFGLIWKHYGRDYLAAFGLPEAHIEALHTSFDNSFVLPVDLVDNGALSPSVAGQLAGLTLPALLETLKPVFDETDPEAEDRGFQNALGIARSFVEARLAQSAAKLRAEALVHQAIVDTGEGRILELPMGMPFRPAIVKAGADHLLFVVHPRDKDWCLTGIRRADQGFELRADLPAAWAGLTNGDLEAASGVEGASFCHNGRFIAAAKTREAALAMAELAVTEAVSIAQKPAVDAGLV, from the coding sequence ATGACCCCAGATTTCCTCGTCACCCATTCCGGTGGCTTTCATGCCGATGAACTGCTGTCCAGCGTCATCTTGACCCGGCTTTTCCCGCAGGCGCGTATCATCCGCAGCAGGGCGCCGGAATGGATCACGCCCGGCGCGGACCGCATCATCTACGATGTGGGCGGAAAATATGACGCCGTAGAGCGGATCTTCGATCACCATCAGCGCGGCGCACCGCTGCGCGACGATGGTCAGCCCTACAGTTCGTTCGGATTGATCTGGAAGCATTATGGCCGCGACTATCTTGCCGCCTTTGGCCTGCCGGAAGCGCATATCGAGGCGCTACACACCTCTTTCGATAACAGCTTCGTTTTGCCGGTCGATCTGGTGGACAATGGCGCTCTCAGCCCCTCCGTTGCCGGGCAGCTGGCTGGACTGACGCTGCCAGCTCTGCTCGAAACACTGAAGCCCGTCTTCGATGAGACCGACCCCGAGGCTGAAGATCGCGGATTCCAAAACGCGCTTGGCATTGCCCGCAGTTTCGTCGAGGCAAGGCTAGCTCAAAGCGCGGCAAAATTGCGAGCTGAGGCGCTTGTGCATCAGGCAATCGTGGACACAGGCGAGGGTCGTATTCTGGAGCTTCCGATGGGAATGCCTTTCCGTCCCGCCATCGTGAAGGCGGGTGCCGATCACCTGCTGTTTGTCGTTCACCCGCGCGACAAGGATTGGTGCCTGACCGGCATCCGCCGCGCTGACCAGGGATTTGAATTGCGGGCCGATCTGCCTGCGGCCTGGGCTGGCCTGACCAATGGTGATCTGGAGGCGGCTAGCGGCGTGGAGGGGGCGAGTTTTTGCCATAATGGCCGCTTCATTGCGGCCGCCAAGACCCGCGAAGCCGCTCTCGCCATGGCTGAGTTGGCTGTAACGGAAGCTGTCTCCATCGCGCAGAAGCCCGCAGTCGACGCGGGCCTCGTGTAA